From Deltaproteobacteria bacterium, the proteins below share one genomic window:
- a CDS encoding acyl-CoA dehydrogenase has protein sequence MNFEFNEKEQAFLTQIESIMTDFEPMAGKSVTEPLAAILEKLAATEYLKLGLEKTEGMGVPVILAAAQERFAAAYPSLYLTVEMSARVFGRILFYHADAAQKAKYLAPLLAGKLVGALALSESSMNVDNEPLSTTATADGGGYVVSGAKSYVVNAGVADVIAVACRVDDKVGFALVDKNAAGLTIGNPYATLGFEGALIASLTLENVKVEKGAFLGPYDAKTALSAVRMFENQVLTGAAVGAMKAAFEAAKKHAKEHKSGGKPVIAFQEVAFKLAEMLTSLQTGELFAMRSAWVAETTPKEAEDIILCAKVFCSESAEKVASDALQILGGAGFTIPNAAERAYRNAKYTAIAGTSTEICRVKIGDSELGYR, from the coding sequence ATGAACTTCGAGTTCAACGAAAAGGAACAGGCATTTTTGACCCAGATTGAGTCAATAATGACCGATTTTGAGCCCATGGCGGGAAAGAGCGTGACCGAGCCCCTGGCCGCCATCCTGGAAAAGCTCGCAGCCACCGAATATCTTAAGCTCGGCCTGGAAAAGACCGAGGGAATGGGCGTCCCGGTCATTCTGGCCGCAGCCCAGGAGCGCTTCGCCGCCGCCTACCCCTCGCTCTATCTCACTGTTGAAATGAGCGCCAGGGTTTTCGGGCGCATCCTTTTTTATCACGCGGACGCCGCCCAGAAGGCGAAATACCTCGCGCCCCTTCTGGCCGGAAAACTCGTCGGTGCGCTGGCGCTTTCGGAAAGCTCCATGAACGTGGACAACGAGCCGCTTTCCACCACGGCCACGGCTGACGGCGGCGGATACGTGGTTTCCGGCGCGAAAAGCTACGTGGTGAACGCGGGCGTTGCGGACGTGATCGCCGTCGCCTGCCGGGTAGACGACAAGGTGGGCTTCGCGCTTGTGGACAAAAATGCTGCTGGCCTTACCATCGGAAACCCCTACGCCACCCTTGGCTTCGAGGGAGCCCTGATAGCGAGCCTCACCCTTGAAAACGTGAAGGTGGAAAAGGGCGCTTTCCTTGGTCCTTACGACGCCAAAACCGCGCTTTCGGCGGTGCGGATGTTCGAAAACCAGGTCCTCACCGGAGCCGCCGTGGGGGCCATGAAGGCCGCCTTCGAGGCCGCAAAAAAGCACGCCAAGGAACACAAGAGCGGCGGAAAGCCGGTCATCGCCTTCCAGGAGGTGGCCTTCAAGCTGGCGGAGATGCTGACCTCGCTTCAGACCGGCGAGCTTTTCGCCATGCGGAGCGCCTGGGTTGCGGAAACCACACCCAAGGAAGCGGAGGACATCATCCTCTGCGCCAAGGTCTTCTGTTCGGAATCGGCGGAAAAGGTGGCCTCGGACGCCCTCCAGATTCTGGGCGGCGCGGGCTTCACCATCCCCAACGCGGCGGAGCGGGCCTACAGGAACGCCAAGTATACGGCCATCGCCGGGACTTCCACGGAAATCTGCCGGGTTAAAATCGGCGACTCGGAACTCGGATACAGGTAA
- a CDS encoding acyl-CoA dehydrogenase family protein: MDFQFTKDQLMFKEEVIRFAKKEIVPRVQEHDLKNEFDFESFRKMGEFGILGLHFPEELGGQGADVITTVLAGEALGEAGVDGGLTLAYGAHTFLCADTLFRHGNDAQRKKYIPKLASGEWIGCMGLTEPGAGSDVASMTSTAEKRDGKYILNGNKMFITNGPIADVAVVYAKTDPAAHHAGISAFIIEKGTPGFSAGPPLIKMGVHTSQTSELIMQDCAIPEENLLGQEGMGFLMAMGTVEWDRSALLAPFIGSGAYLLKKCTRYAKDRVQFGRPIGQFQATKHKLANIRIMLEAAKALVYRIAWCKNTGKPLNHLEAAVAKLFAGDWTLNPMNDAMLLFGGYGYCHEYDVERCFRDSRLAPIGGGTSDIQKMIISKML, from the coding sequence ATGGACTTTCAATTCACCAAGGATCAGTTGATGTTCAAGGAGGAGGTCATCCGCTTCGCAAAAAAGGAGATCGTCCCCCGCGTTCAGGAACACGACCTTAAAAACGAGTTCGATTTCGAATCCTTCCGCAAAATGGGCGAGTTCGGCATTCTTGGCCTGCATTTCCCCGAGGAACTGGGCGGCCAGGGCGCGGACGTGATCACCACGGTGCTGGCTGGCGAAGCATTGGGGGAAGCGGGCGTTGACGGCGGACTCACCCTGGCCTACGGCGCACATACCTTTTTATGCGCGGACACCCTCTTCCGCCACGGAAACGACGCCCAGCGCAAAAAATACATCCCGAAACTCGCAAGCGGCGAGTGGATAGGCTGCATGGGCCTCACCGAGCCGGGCGCGGGGAGCGACGTGGCCTCCATGACATCCACCGCCGAAAAACGGGACGGCAAATACATTTTAAACGGCAACAAGATGTTCATCACCAACGGCCCCATTGCAGACGTGGCCGTGGTCTACGCCAAGACCGACCCGGCGGCCCACCACGCGGGAATCTCTGCCTTCATCATCGAAAAAGGGACCCCCGGATTTTCCGCAGGCCCGCCCCTCATCAAAATGGGCGTTCACACGTCCCAGACCTCGGAACTCATAATGCAGGACTGCGCCATCCCGGAGGAAAACCTCCTTGGCCAGGAAGGCATGGGCTTTCTGATGGCAATGGGCACCGTTGAATGGGACCGCTCGGCGCTTCTTGCCCCCTTCATAGGCTCCGGGGCGTATCTCCTTAAAAAATGCACCCGCTACGCCAAGGACCGCGTGCAGTTCGGCAGGCCCATCGGCCAGTTCCAGGCCACCAAGCACAAGCTCGCCAACATCCGCATAATGCTGGAAGCGGCCAAGGCCCTTGTTTACCGCATCGCCTGGTGCAAGAACACGGGAAAGCCCTTAAATCACCTGGAAGCCGCAGTGGCCAAGCTCTTTGCGGGCGACTGGACCCTAAATCCCATGAACGACGCCATGCTCCTTTTCGGCGGCTACGGCTACTGCCACGAGTACGACGTGGAGCGCTGCTTCCGGGACAGCCGCCTCGCCCCCATCGGCGGCGGCACCAGCGACATCCAGAAGATGATCATCTCAAAGATGCTGTAG
- a CDS encoding thiolase family protein yields MNKVGICAVAQGPFERNTWHERFQGMAMPVLESLLSQTGLDFAEDTGINVIVSCSDDVFDARTISDNGMTDVLGGHMRCEEKVAQDGIQAVYYASSIIMSGYTDVVLVLGHSKESQGQSRNMVTHLAFDPFYTRPVGLDFTAAAGLQARAYGKLSGVSEEELAEIVVRSRENAKRNPHTQDLAPVSMDDVLSSPMLADPIRQLHAYPVSDGVVGMIFASEERAKKLCKNPVWVTGLGNCMDGFFLGDRDIADNFALKKAAERAYKRAGITDPAKEIDIFEVSDHYAYQQPMWLEGLGLAETGKGPKFLAHGGKDRVNPSGGMLAGNPLMLGGLVRAAEAAVQLKNEAGDRQIPGVKKALAHGVMGPAGQFHGVAVLSKD; encoded by the coding sequence ATGAACAAAGTCGGCATCTGCGCGGTTGCGCAAGGTCCCTTTGAACGGAACACCTGGCACGAGCGCTTCCAGGGCATGGCCATGCCCGTACTGGAATCGCTCCTTTCGCAAACCGGCCTCGACTTCGCCGAAGACACGGGCATAAACGTCATCGTCTCCTGCTCGGACGACGTTTTCGACGCCCGCACCATTTCGGACAACGGCATGACCGATGTTCTGGGCGGCCACATGCGCTGCGAGGAAAAGGTGGCCCAGGACGGCATCCAGGCGGTCTACTACGCATCAAGCATCATAATGAGCGGCTACACCGACGTGGTGCTGGTTTTGGGCCACTCGAAGGAATCCCAGGGCCAGAGCCGCAACATGGTGACGCACCTTGCCTTCGACCCATTCTACACAAGGCCTGTGGGGCTTGATTTCACGGCGGCGGCGGGGCTCCAGGCAAGGGCCTACGGAAAACTTTCCGGCGTCTCCGAAGAAGAACTCGCCGAAATCGTGGTGAGAAGCCGCGAGAACGCGAAGAGAAATCCGCACACCCAGGACCTTGCGCCTGTTTCGATGGACGACGTTCTTTCCTCCCCCATGCTGGCCGACCCCATCCGCCAGCTTCACGCCTACCCGGTATCGGACGGCGTTGTGGGAATGATCTTCGCTTCCGAGGAACGCGCCAAAAAACTCTGCAAGAACCCGGTCTGGGTCACGGGCCTGGGTAACTGCATGGACGGCTTCTTTCTGGGAGACCGGGACATCGCCGACAACTTCGCTCTTAAAAAGGCGGCGGAGCGCGCCTACAAGCGGGCTGGAATCACCGACCCGGCCAAGGAAATCGACATCTTCGAGGTGTCCGATCACTACGCCTACCAGCAGCCCATGTGGCTTGAGGGCCTGGGGCTCGCCGAAACCGGAAAGGGCCCGAAGTTCCTGGCACACGGAGGCAAGGACCGGGTGAATCCTTCGGGCGGGATGCTTGCCGGAAACCCCCTCATGCTGGGCGGCCTCGTTCGCGCGGCGGAAGCCGCCGTGCAGCTTAAAAATGAGGCCGGGGACAGGCAGATTCCGGGAGTGAAGAAGGCGCTCGCCCACGGAGTTATGGGGCCGGCGGGGCAGTTCCATGGCGTTGCGGTTTTATCAAAGGACTAG
- a CDS encoding TetR/AcrR family transcriptional regulator, translated as MTEAAKNGTVSTSALRRQREREQRYQTILSVAENLFSTEGYHATSMDRIAQAAEVSVGTLYFYFKNKEDLLVQLLSDIGFRIRELVGSEFIRSDATLVGFEQAGLSFFTQFCVKHPEKITIFFRESVGQGQAVEAMRKKIFKKFTADIVGALERLSKKLGVTFRSGLSTEVMAVSIVGMYEKVAYQYLIWNDRSDELQRVAEDALAFIVGGVKNLCKE; from the coding sequence ATGACTGAAGCGGCAAAAAACGGAACGGTTTCAACAAGCGCCCTTCGCAGGCAGAGGGAGCGGGAGCAGCGGTATCAAACGATATTGTCGGTGGCCGAAAACCTTTTTTCCACAGAGGGCTACCACGCCACCAGCATGGACAGGATCGCCCAGGCGGCGGAGGTCTCGGTAGGCACCCTGTACTTTTACTTCAAGAACAAGGAAGACCTTCTGGTCCAGCTCTTATCCGACATCGGCTTTCGCATAAGGGAGCTTGTGGGAAGCGAATTTATCCGCTCTGACGCGACACTCGTTGGTTTCGAGCAGGCGGGCCTTTCGTTTTTCACACAGTTTTGCGTTAAGCACCCGGAAAAGATCACCATTTTTTTCCGGGAATCCGTAGGCCAGGGACAGGCCGTGGAGGCCATGCGGAAAAAAATATTCAAAAAGTTCACCGCCGATATAGTCGGCGCCCTTGAGCGGCTTTCCAAGAAACTTGGCGTGACCTTCAGAAGCGGGCTTTCCACCGAAGTGATGGCCGTGTCCATTGTGGGCATGTACGAGAAGGTGGCCTACCAGTATCTTATCTGGAACGACAGGTCGGACGAGCTTCAGCGCGTGGCGGAAGACGCCCTTGCCTTCATCGTGGGCGGCGTCAAAAACCTGTGCAAAGAGTAA